TAGGCTTTGGGTATTTTTAGCATGCTACTGGCGCTTAGTAAATTTAGATAAATTTATAGTTTTACGCAAAATTTCTAGCTCAAAAGCTCCTACAAATTTAGCCTTTTACGTGCACTGAAAATTTGCCCCAACGATCTCGCATTCATCACATATTTGAACATATATAGTTCCCTCGCCATCTACTAGACTTCCAAGAGGAATTTGTGCTAGATATTTCATGCTTTTGCTGCATTTTGGACATTTTAAATACTCAGCATCTTGCTCCCACTGCGGATATCCTCCAAGCAAAATTTCACTATCTATCATATACGAGTAGTGAGCGCAAACCTCGCTGGCTAGCTCGAAATTTTGCCCATCAAGCGTTGCCACAGCGTCTCTTAAATAGTCCTCACTCTCACCCTCGCCTACTATCTTTGTTTGCACGCTATTGCCGTCATTTTGGCAAAAGTACTGCACAAGGCCAACGCATGTTGGGCAAAATTTAAGCACAGCATTGTTTTTAAGCTCTAAGCCAAGTCGTTTTAAGCTCTCTTTTTTAATGATAAATTCCAGCATCTCACCGCTACAAAATTTACATTTTTCATCGCTTAGTGCTTTAAATTTAACGCTTGCATCTGCGTTTTGGCTTGGCTCACATGTAAAACACCTATCAAAAACTAGGCTTTTTCTCTTGCCACTCTCGTCAAAGCTCCAGCCAGCAACCTTGGCGTATGCGTCAGTACCAACGTGAAGCTTTGCTTTCCAAGGCTTTGGCGCCTTATAAAGTTTAAAAAATAGCTCCCTCACCACCTCATCGCCCTGCCATGCAAGTGCACAAAGGATGTGATTGATTTTTACCGTATTTTCAGCGCCACTTAGACTACTTATGAGCTCATCTCTCACGTCACTTGGAGCGTTTTTGTAAATTTCAAATGGATAGTATTCGCCCTGCTTGGTCACTTCTCTTATTATCTGCTCATCACAAATGCCGTATAGGTAGAAAATATAGACAAGATCGCTGTAAATTTCATCATATTTGCCTATCTCGTCTGTGTGAGCTAGGACATTTTTTAGCTTTTGTTTAATCTCAGCCTCGCTTAAGCCTTGATAAAACTCCAGTTTCTCTTTTTGTCTGCAATCATAGCAGATCCCATCAAAGTAAATCGTCCTTTGCTCGCACTTAGGACAAAGATGTGGCTCGCTCATTTTTGCTCCAAATTTAAATTTTGCTACTCAAAAAGCCCTTTTTCGATATCGATCTTGATGTTAAATGTCTCAAAGCACTTCGCACTTGCGATCCTGCCCTTTGCGGTGCGCTCGATAAAGCCATTTGCAAGTAGATATGGCTCGATGACGTCCTCAACCGTGCCCTCGTCCTCACTAAGTGCCGCAGCGATCGTACTAAGACCCATAGGACGGCGTCTTGCTTGCATCAAAATTTCTAAATACCTAATATCCATCTCATCAAATCCAAGCGAATTTACACCAAGTGCATTAAGTCCCTCTTTTGCACGCTCGTGACTGATGATTTGCTCGTCATTTACCTCGGCAAAATCGCGAATTCGCTTTAATAGTCTAAGAGCGATCCTAGGCGTGGCACGTGAGCGTTTGGCGATCTCAAGCGAGGCATTTTTGTCACACTCTTTGCCAAGCTTAGCTGAGGCGATCTGCACGATACGACTTAGCTCACTGCTTGTGTAAAACTGTAGCCTAAAATCCATTCCAAAGCGGTCTCTTAAAGGCGCTGAGATCATGCCAGCACGTGTCGTTGCACCAATGAGCGTAAATTTTGGCAAGTCTATCTTGATAGTCTGGGCAGCTGGGCCAGAGCCTATGATAATGTCTAGCCTAAAGTCCTCCATCGCAGGGTAAAGCACCTCCTCGATAGCTGGGCTTAGACGGTGGATCTCATCGATAAAAAGCACGTCGCCCTCTTGTAAATTTGTAAGGATCGCCGCCAGGTCGCCACTCTTTTCTATCATTGGCGCTGCAGTCATTTTTATACTTACGCCCATTTCGTTTGCTATGATGTGAGCAAGGGTTGTTTTACCAAGTCCTGGAGGGCCGTAAAATAGCACGTGATCTAGGCACTCGTTTCGCTTTTTGGCTGCTTTTATAAAGACATCTAAATTTTGCTTGATCTTTTCTTGGCCGATGTAGTCTTCAAATTTTGTCGGTCTAAGCGAGACTTCAAAGTCATTTTCAAAGCTTACTTTTTCGATTTCAACGATTCTATCCAAAGTTTTTCCTTCTAAATTTAAGGCTTCATTTTACGCTTTTATGCTTAATTTAAGCTCGTTTAAATTTATAATAAAAGGTGCTACCCTCGCCGTAGACGCTATCAACGCCGTATGTAATGCCATGTTTTTGGCAAATTTCGCTGACGATATTTAGCCCAAGACCAAAGCCGCCTTGGATTTCATCCTCTCTGACGTATCTTTTCCAGACTTTTTTGACGTCCTTTATCCCCTTGCCAAAGTCCTGCACGCTAAGATTTATGCGGTCTGCTTCAAGCTCTAAATTTACTATTATCTCGCTCTCTTTTGGGCTGTATTTTATGGCGTTTGTGATGGTGTTATCGATGATACGTTGAGCTTCAACTCTGCTTAGCATAGTAAATGCATCGCTTGCCAAATTTGTCTTTACCACGATATGCTTAACATCAGCCACGCTTGAGAGAAATTTCACTCTCTCTATTATGTATTCGCCTAAATTTAGCCGCTCAAGTAGGAATTTTATGTAGCCTCGCTTTATAAAATACTCGACATCTTCGTAGGTTATTTGCATCTGTTTTAGGGCGTTTTTGATGCGGGTTATATACTTGTTTTCAAGTCCAAGCATCTCAAGGTTCATGCCAGCCACACCAAGTGGGGTCTTTAGCTCGTGCATGGCGTCGTTAAAGAAGTTGTTCATATATTTTTGAAACTCTTTATAAGGCTTAACGCTGCTTAGATATAAAAAATAGACGATAAAAAGCACCGCCACAAGGATGACAATGAGCATAAGTGCCGCTAGAAATATGCTTTTTTCATTATCAAGCTCTTTTTCAACGACAATGTAATAAGGCGTTTTATCCTTTATAAAAAAACTTTTATAAAACAAGCAGCCATTTTCTTCAAGTGTTACAAATTTAAAGTTGCTTGGCTGCTTGGCGAGATTTGAAATAATAGGATTAAAATTTACATCATAGATTGCAAATTTATAATTTAAAGAAGGAGTTATATTTTCATTTTTTAAAAACGAATTTTTGATAATAGTTTCATGCTTCATCGCACCAAAAAGAGCTTTTGAAGTACTATTTTTTTGGCTTAAATTTAAGATCACAAAGCTTTGAAAACAAAAAAGCGACATTATCACAAATGTCGCTATGATCTGGATCTTAAAGCTCTTGTGCATCTATCTTGTAGCCTATACGCCTCTTTGAAGTGATAAAGTCACTAGTTGTTTTGTTTCTTATCTTTAAAACGTGCATTCTAATATCAGCGCCTTCTATCTCTTTATCATTCCAGACAAGATCTCTTAGCTCTTCCATGCTGACGTAAGAATTTAGATGTGAAACTAGACACTCAACAAGTGCGACTTCTTTTGCACTAAGATCGACCATTTTGCCGTTTTTAAATAGCGCACGCTTGTTTAGATTAAAGCTAAACTCGTCATTGATCTTTACTATGTTTTTATCGTCAGTTCCATAGTATTTTCTCATAAGCTCAGCTACTCTAAATTTAAGCTCAGCAAGCTCAAATGGCTTTTTTAGGTATTCGTTACAGCCAAGCTCGTAGCCAATAGCCATATCGCCTATATCAACTAAAGATGTTGTTATCATGATAGGAGCGTTTGGATTTAAGCTCCTTATGTACTTGATAACTTCATGTCCATTTACGCCAGGGACTTTTATATCAAGTATAAAAAGATGATAGAAATTTTTCTCTATCAGATCACACGCTTCTTGGCCATCGCTCACCGCTGTAACTTCATAACCAAGCGTCTGCAAAAACTCACAGACGCTCTCTTGAAAACCTAAATCATCTTCTAAAAGCAAAATTTTCAAATCTCTCTCCTAAAAAATAAGTCTTATTAAGATTCAGCCCTATTGTAATATTTAATAGGTAAATTCAAAATTAAAATTATTTTTTAAGCATTAAATAAAAATTTGCCCCGCATAGACAATGTAACACCTTAGCAAAAAGACACCACATATTACGAATAATGCGTTGATCACGGCAAATTCGCGTTTAAAATCATGCACCTTTAAAACGCTTAAGTCTAAAATGATAGGCAAAGCCATACCAAAACCAATGACGCCAATATAAAAC
This portion of the Campylobacter concisus genome encodes:
- a CDS encoding cytochrome C, with the protein product MSEPHLCPKCEQRTIYFDGICYDCRQKEKLEFYQGLSEAEIKQKLKNVLAHTDEIGKYDEIYSDLVYIFYLYGICDEQIIREVTKQGEYYPFEIYKNAPSDVRDELISSLSGAENTVKINHILCALAWQGDEVVRELFFKLYKAPKPWKAKLHVGTDAYAKVAGWSFDESGKRKSLVFDRCFTCEPSQNADASVKFKALSDEKCKFCSGEMLEFIIKKESLKRLGLELKNNAVLKFCPTCVGLVQYFCQNDGNSVQTKIVGEGESEDYLRDAVATLDGQNFELASEVCAHYSYMIDSEILLGGYPQWEQDAEYLKCPKCSKSMKYLAQIPLGSLVDGEGTIYVQICDECEIVGANFQCT
- the ruvB gene encoding Holliday junction branch migration DNA helicase RuvB translates to MDRIVEIEKVSFENDFEVSLRPTKFEDYIGQEKIKQNLDVFIKAAKKRNECLDHVLFYGPPGLGKTTLAHIIANEMGVSIKMTAAPMIEKSGDLAAILTNLQEGDVLFIDEIHRLSPAIEEVLYPAMEDFRLDIIIGSGPAAQTIKIDLPKFTLIGATTRAGMISAPLRDRFGMDFRLQFYTSSELSRIVQIASAKLGKECDKNASLEIAKRSRATPRIALRLLKRIRDFAEVNDEQIISHERAKEGLNALGVNSLGFDEMDIRYLEILMQARRRPMGLSTIAAALSEDEGTVEDVIEPYLLANGFIERTAKGRIASAKCFETFNIKIDIEKGLFE
- a CDS encoding sensor histidine kinase, with the protein product MHKSFKIQIIATFVIMSLFCFQSFVILNLSQKNSTSKALFGAMKHETIIKNSFLKNENITPSLNYKFAIYDVNFNPIISNLAKQPSNFKFVTLEENGCLFYKSFFIKDKTPYYIVVEKELDNEKSIFLAALMLIVILVAVLFIVYFLYLSSVKPYKEFQKYMNNFFNDAMHELKTPLGVAGMNLEMLGLENKYITRIKNALKQMQITYEDVEYFIKRGYIKFLLERLNLGEYIIERVKFLSSVADVKHIVVKTNLASDAFTMLSRVEAQRIIDNTITNAIKYSPKESEIIVNLELEADRINLSVQDFGKGIKDVKKVWKRYVREDEIQGGFGLGLNIVSEICQKHGITYGVDSVYGEGSTFYYKFKRA
- a CDS encoding response regulator transcription factor, which produces MKILLLEDDLGFQESVCEFLQTLGYEVTAVSDGQEACDLIEKNFYHLFILDIKVPGVNGHEVIKYIRSLNPNAPIMITTSLVDIGDMAIGYELGCNEYLKKPFELAELKFRVAELMRKYYGTDDKNIVKINDEFSFNLNKRALFKNGKMVDLSAKEVALVECLVSHLNSYVSMEELRDLVWNDKEIEGADIRMHVLKIRNKTTSDFITSKRRIGYKIDAQEL